The sequence below is a genomic window from Vibrio spartinae.
AAGATCCTCAATTTTGGGCTGAAAGTGGCAAAAACATTGCGAATCGAAATTTATGGATATCCATTCCCTGCTTATTACTCTCATTTTGTGTGTGGATGCTATTTTCTGCCGTTGCGGTCAACCTCAATCAAGTCGGTTTTCATTTTTCAACGGACCAACTGTTTTTATTAACAGCCTTACCTGCTGTATCGGGGGCGATTGGCCGTATTCCTTATTCATTCATTGTCCCGGTTGTCGGCGGACGGAAGTGGACGGTATTCAGTACGTTAATTCTAACGATTCCATGCTTATGGCTGGCTTATGCCGTTGAGCATCCGGATACCCCATTCGAACAATTCGTCTTGATTGCTCTGCTCTGCGGTATCGCCGGTGCTAATTTTGCGTCAAGTATGGCGAATATCAGCTTTTTTTACCCGAAAGCGCAACAGGGGAAAGCGCTTGGATTAAACGGCGGGCTGGGCAACCTCGGTGTGAGTGTGATGCAGTTAGTTGTCCCGCTGGTGGTGTCGGTTGGTCTCTTCGGCGGTTTTTCTTCTGGTGTGATTCAGCCTTCCGGGAAGGTGCTTTATCTTGCCAATGCTGCGTTGATCTGGGTTCCTTTCCTGTGCCTGTTATCTTTGGTTGCATGGTTTGGGATGAATGATCTGAAAACTGCGCAAACATCAATCAAAGCACAATTACCCGTGTTGAAAGAGCCACACCTCTGGGGACTAAGTATCCTCTACTTGGCGACATTCGGGTCATTCATTGGGTTCTCTGCTGGTTTTTCCATGCTCTCTAAAACCCAGTTTCCGGCACATGACATCTTATCTTATATGTTCTTTGGTCCTTTGATTGGCGCGCTTGCCCGTCCTTTAGGGGGGACGCTTTCTGATCGGTTAGGCGGCATTCGGGTCACGCTCATCAACTTTATTGCCATGGGGTTATTAACGGGAGCGATTTTTTTCACACTGCCATCAGCCTCCAGTCAAGGCTCATTCTATCTGTTCTTTGCCATGTTCATGGGCTTATTTGCCGCGTCTGGATTAGGCAGTGGGTCTACTTTCCAAATGATTGCGGTGATTTTCCGCAAAATATCTACAGATAAAGCAACCTTGCAAGGTGCGGCGCCAGATGTTGCGCTCAGAAAAGCCTCTACCGATACGGCTGCCGCTTTGGGATTTATCTCAGCGATTGGCGCCATCGGTGGATTCTTTATTCCAAGAGGGTTTGGTCTTTCGCTGTCATTAACCGGTTCGCCTCTCACGGCGATGAAAGTCTTTTTGGTTTTTTATGTGTGTTGCGTGTTCATGACTTGGTTTGTTTATGGCCGGAATCTTGACCGATTAGCAACGAAAAAGACCGCAGCAAAAGTTTAATGACTCCCTATACCAATAAGCAATGACCAAACCGCAATGTGAGATAGCGTCAAGCTATCGAAAGCAAAGGAGAAAGCTCAATGAGTAAATTTCTGGACCGTTTCCGTTATTTTAAACAGCGAGGCGAAACTTTTTCAGATGGGCATGGGCAGTCATATGACGTCAATCGTGACTGGGAACATGCTTATCGCAATCGGTGGCAGCACGACAAGGTTGTCCGTTCAACTCACGGTGTCAATTGCACTGGATCGTGTAGTTGGCAGATTTTTGTGAAAAATGGGTTAGTAACATGGGAAATGCAGCAAACTGATTATCCCCGTACTCGCCCGGATATGCCCAATCATGAGCCGCGGGGGTGTCCGCGTGGCGCCAGTTATTCGTGGTATCTCTATAGTGCCAATCGGGTCAAGTATCCCATGATACGTCAAGAACTGTTAGAGCTATGGCGTCAGGCAAAAACGAAGCATGCTGATCCTGTCGATGCATGGGCATCGATTGTTGAAGATAAACAGCAAACTGAACTTTATAAGAAAGCCCGGGGTCGTGGCGGCATGATTCGTTCAACTTGGCAAGAGCTGAACGAATTGATCGCGGCAGCAAACGTTTACACCACCAAAACGCATGGGCCTGATCGAATTGTCGGGTTTTCTCCGATTCCTGCCATGTCGATGGTGTCCTATTCTTCCGGAGCGCGCTATTTATCATTGATTGGCGGAACCACCTTAAGTTTCTACGACTGGTATTGTGATTTACCGCCGGCATCTCCGATGACTTGGGGAGAGCAGACCGATGTACCGGAATCAGCGGATTGGTACAACTCAGGCTATATCATGGCATGGGGGTCGAATGTTCCTCAAACACGCACACCAGATGCACATTTCTTTACCGAGGTGCGTTACAAAGGGACAAAAACAGTTGCCGTGAGCCCGGATTATTCAGAAGTCGCCAAGTTGAGTGATGAATGGCTTCATCCGAAACAGGGCACAGATAGTGCACTGGCACTGGCAATGGGTCATGTGATTTTAACCGAGTGCCATCAGCAGCGAAAAGTTGAATATTTCCAAGAATATCTACGGCGTTATTCAGATATGCCTATGCTGGTGATGCTGGAAGAAACCCAGTCCGGTTCGTACACTGCCGGGCGCTTTTTACGCGCCGCAGATCTGGTCGATGATTTAGGGGAGCATAACAATCCAGAATGGAAAACTATCGCGATTGATAGCACGACCAACCAAATGGTTGTACCTCAGGGCTCGATTGGGTTTCGCTGGGGTGAAAAAGGGCGTTGGAATTTAGAATCCGTGGTTGGCGAACACCAACAAGAAACAACTTTGGCGCTGGGGATTCCCCATGTTGATGAATACGCCTGTGTTCAGTTTCCTTATTTCGGTGGTATTGAATCTGCACATTTTGACTCTGTGCCATT
It includes:
- a CDS encoding NarK family nitrate/nitrite MFS transporter, encoding MSHANSNACDVKSKMLTQWHPEDPQFWAESGKNIANRNLWISIPCLLLSFCVWMLFSAVAVNLNQVGFHFSTDQLFLLTALPAVSGAIGRIPYSFIVPVVGGRKWTVFSTLILTIPCLWLAYAVEHPDTPFEQFVLIALLCGIAGANFASSMANISFFYPKAQQGKALGLNGGLGNLGVSVMQLVVPLVVSVGLFGGFSSGVIQPSGKVLYLANAALIWVPFLCLLSLVAWFGMNDLKTAQTSIKAQLPVLKEPHLWGLSILYLATFGSFIGFSAGFSMLSKTQFPAHDILSYMFFGPLIGALARPLGGTLSDRLGGIRVTLINFIAMGLLTGAIFFTLPSASSQGSFYLFFAMFMGLFAASGLGSGSTFQMIAVIFRKISTDKATLQGAAPDVALRKASTDTAAALGFISAIGAIGGFFIPRGFGLSLSLTGSPLTAMKVFLVFYVCCVFMTWFVYGRNLDRLATKKTAAKV